From one Anopheles bellator chromosome 1, idAnoBellAS_SP24_06.2, whole genome shotgun sequence genomic stretch:
- the LOC131215543 gene encoding uncharacterized protein LOC131215543, with product MEAFEKLRVVLGRHYFSAWYLNNQQKYNIDLLPREDRFRRLFMVLQLLVKILEMDLAMWILPNPLKARQKFCHASHCPLVAQLVWNGNTGSVNLFVRKLFQMFVNITALEYPDEDIVVLARLLNLVMVAVNVSEFQHNDGMIQYPCLKKNSNYFAKQLWSTIESSAYYSVRLCLNTIRLVRAPFLKLSSEISSQQYVDLLYSGFRAYCDMYQIASYFLELTVKPYQHSESYEPPSPSKAASSHSTGGSSRTQIECVPGDTRIVTRQNINEKIIFHEVEVNEELLLAYREDIKHTLLIVQQLKKLKTAKERRLFHNWINYLSRVDASLYDVDPSE from the exons ATGGAGGCGTTCGAAAAGCTACGGGTAGTACTCGGGCGTCACTATTTCAG TGCGTGGTACTTGAATAATCAGCAAAAGTACAACATCGATCTGCTGCCTCGCGAGGATCGATTTAGGCGACTGTTCATGGTACTTCAGCTGTTGGTAAAGATTTTGGAAATGGACCTAGCTATGTGGATTTTGCC CAACCCATTGAAAGCACGCCAAAAATTCTGCCACGCGTCACACTGTCCGTTGGTAGCGCAGCTGGTCTGGAACGGGAACACGGGCAGTGTCAACCTGTTTGTTCGAAAGCTTTTCCAAATGTTCGTTAACATAACCGCATTGGAGTATCCTGATGAAGACATTGTTGTCCTAGCG CGTTTGTTGAACCTCGTGATGGTGGCGGTTAACGTGAGTGAGTTTCAACACAACGACGGTATGATTCAGTATCCTTGCTTGAAGAAAAACAGTAACTACTTCGCAAAGCAGCTGTGGAGCACGATAGAATCGTCTGCGTACTACAGCGTGCGTCTCTGTCTCAACACGATCCGCCTCGTTCGTGCACCGTTCCTGAAACTATC CAGTGAAATCAGTAGCCAGCAGTACGTTGACCTGCTGTACAGTGGGTTCCGGGCATACTGCGATATGTATCAGATTGCGAGTTACTTCCTGGAGCTAACGGTGAAACCGTACCAACATTCCGAAAGCTACGAGCCACCATCACCGAGCAAAGCAGCATCTTCACATTCGACAGGCGGTTCGTCTCGAACTCAGATTGAATGCGTTCCCGGTGACACGCGCATCGTGACACGGCAGAATATCAACgaaaaaattatatttcatGAGGTGGAAGTAAACGAGGAACTGCTGCTGGCATACCGAGAGGACATCAAACACACTCTGTTGATCGTGCAGCAACtcaagaaattgaaaacagcaaaagaaagaaggcTTTTTCACAATTGGATCAACTACCTGTCGAGAGTGGATGCCTCGCTTTATGATGTGGATCCCAGTGAGTGA
- the LOC131215544 gene encoding intraflagellar transport protein 88 homolog codes for MSSNFDDDIYGGFTGVTNKLFNYDAKEDQAFQNAVRTSSYGKKTTTPKFFWNGDKIGSAEPTTAMARPSTAIRPVGYSSHSSKLFDPLNQAAKKIVVMESKKEETPEQRYKNLETKIYALLEESISNASYEYINELIKSDELHNYERKLRQLAEKNILISANLISTIIDDYFNDGYSWCVETIKNSYFSTLATDLELKKAVIYLKQDDFQQAIDTLKYFEKKESNIAINAAINLSFIYILKKDVAAAETYAEAAKKIDSYCPAAFINSGVCFMLKNDYESAKLMFTSALDIDSTSFEALYNMGLIFKKLADHNTALLYFRKIISSLGHEQHPEVLYQIAQQYDLLGDVSTALEYYLQLLSLAQQDHKIIQRIGELYEKDGERQQAYHYHHESYRIYPIESSVINWLCSHYIELQVVEKAIGFYEKAVLRNPQDPYYLLRIAGCYRRIGNQQKSMNLFRMIHEHYPENTDCLRALMHLTQSQGNSEAYEKFASELQKLEKQKEVRQRIGNGRPPTSSNSRLSSGEYSSARAAVTASHEGYQAPGTASGHHSTGQTGKSADVSPDYSNNFAQAAYTYGDPLGPPQERPRTGVRRNLTFEDESDEEINTYDLLPV; via the exons ATGAGTTCCAACTTTGACGACGATATTTACGGTGGATTTACTGGTGTAACCAATAAACTGTTTAATTACGACGCGAAAGAAGATCAAGCATTTCAAAATGCGGTGCGAACGTCTAGCTACGGGAAAAAGACAACGACACCAAAGTTTTTCTGGAACGGCGATAAAATCGGTTCAGCAGAACCGACCACGGCCATGGCCCGCCCGTCTACGGCaatccggccggtcgggtaCTCGTCGCACAGTTCGAAGTTGTTCGACCCGCTCAACCAGGCAGCGAAGAAGATAGTCGTGATGGAGAGCAAAAAGGAGGAAACACCCGAGCAGCGGTACAAGAACCTCGAGACGAAGATTTACGCGTTGCTAGAGGAATCAATC TCTAATGCGTCGTACGAGTACATCAACGAGCTGATCAAATCGGATGAGTTGCACAACTACGAGCGGAAGCTGCGCCAGCTGGCAGAGAAGAACATTCTGATCTCAGCAAATCTAATTTCGACCATCATTGACGACTACTTCAACGATGGGTACAGCTGGTGTGTGGAAACGATTAAAAACTCATACTTTTCTACGCTGGCAACCGATTTGGAGCTGAAGAAGGCCGTAATCTATTTGAAGCAGGACGACTTTCAACAGGCCATTGACACGCTGAAATACTTCGAAAAGAAAGAGTCCAACATTGCCATCAATGCGGCCATAAATTTAagtttcatttacattttg AAAAAGGACGTTGCGGCCGCAGAAACATATGCCGAGGCGGCAAAAAAGATCGACAGCTACTGCCCGGCGGCCTTCATCAACAGTGGTGTTTGCTTCATGCTGAAAAATGATTACGAATCGGCCAAGCTGATGTTTACCAGCGCGCTGGACATCGATTCGACCTCGTTTGAGGCCCTGTACAATATGGGATTGATCTTTAAGAAGCTGGCCGACCACAACACAGCACTGCTGTACTTTCGGAAAATCATTTCCAGCCTTGGGCACGAGCAACACCCGGAGGTTTTGTATCAGATCGCCCAACAATATGACTTGCTGGGTGACGTGAGTACGGCCCTCGAGTACTACCTCCAGCTGCTCAGTCTGGCGCAACAGGATCACAAAATTATCCAACGCATCGGAGAGCTGTACGAAAAGGATGGCGAGCGGCAACAGGCGTACCATTACCATCACGAGTCGTACCGCATCTATCCAATTGAGTCCAGCGTCATCAACTGGCTCTGTTCGCACTACATCGAACTACAGGTGGTCGAGAAAGCGATCGGCTTCTACGAAAAGGCGGTCCTTCGCAACCCACAGGATCCGTACTATCTGTTGCGTATTGCCGGCTGTTATCGTCGCATCGGAAATCAACAGAAATCGATGAACCTCTTCCGAATGATCCACGAGCACTATCCTGAAAATACAGACTGCTTGCGGGCGCTCATGCATCTGACACAATCGCAGGGGAACAGTGAGGCATACGAAAAGTTCGCCAGTGAGTTGCAAAAGCTGGAAAAGCAGAAGGAAGTTCGGCAGCGCATCGGCAATGGCCGGCCACCAACAAGCAGCA ACTCTCGCCTCTCCAGCGGAGAGTACAGTAGTGCGCGTGCAGCAGTAACTGCGTCTCACGAAGGATATCAAGCTCCTGGAACGGCTTCCGGACATCACAGCACAGGCCAGACCGGTAAAAGTGCCGACGTATCACCTGACTATAGTAATAATTTTGCGCAGGCTGCGTACACTTACGGAGATCCATTGGGACCACCACAAGAGCGACCGCGAACCGGCGTTCGCCGGAATCTTACGTTTGAAGACGAATCGGATGAAGAGATAAACACCTACGATCTGTTGCCAGTCTGA